Proteins encoded in a region of the Nitrospirota bacterium genome:
- the tuf gene encoding elongation factor Tu (EF-Tu; promotes GTP-dependent binding of aminoacyl-tRNA to the A-site of ribosomes during protein biosynthesis; when the tRNA anticodon matches the mRNA codon, GTP hydrolysis results; the inactive EF-Tu-GDP leaves the ribosome and release of GDP is promoted by elongation factor Ts; many prokaryotes have two copies of the gene encoding EF-Tu), producing EMVMPGDNMTCSVELITPIAMDQGLRFAIREGGRTVGAGVITQVIE from the coding sequence GAGATGGTGATGCCGGGCGACAACATGACCTGCAGCGTGGAGCTGATCACGCCGATCGCGATGGACCAGGGCCTTCGGTTCGCGATCCGCGAGGGCGGCCGGACCGTCGGCGCAGGCGTTATCACC